aaacaatATCTTGAGCAATTGTGATTTTGTCGAAAatcaaaacattcaaaaaaataagaacacccAGAGATCTTTAAATGATAGTGATTAATAATAATCACCCCAAAATACATGgcatattgtttgtttgttgcacaAAAACCACTAGATTGAGTTTGGTGAAATGTGCTaggaggaaagagagggaggaaactGGGATGAAACTACCCATTTCATTTTCTAGTGGATTTGTTTTAGAATTTTCATGTCAGTACCTCCAGATTTTGTAGAACCTCAGCTAAGAGAACAAACACTAAATTTGGGAATGAATCTGTGTACCTATGTTCTCAATTACGCTTAAAATTTTTGATGAATGAACATGAAACTATTTGGAAGAGTGGACATTGCTTTTCCCCCTTACTTTTTTTATACCTTAAACTTTGCAAGAATCTCAAGAGCCGCCATTTAACTTAAAAAGTTATGAGGTAAACTTTCCTGAATCTTAGAGACAAGCAGTAGAGATAGGAGCAGGTGATTAAATCAATTCACCAGTAAAGGAGATGCTCCCTGTGGTAAAAACATATGAATGGATCTTAGTTTTAAGTGTATTTTTTCCTGGTGGATCTACATTATGGTTTTATGATGCGGGGACCTTTTAGAGGAGATGCTCAGGCTTGACAGACGTTCATCTCCAAATGCTCTTGTTTTGAAGTAGCTAGCAATCAGGAGATTGAAggtaaataaaagcataaatagCTCTACCTTTATAGAGTCATTCCAATGTCTGGGGCGCTGTCAACACCAGCCCTACAGAGCATACGTCAGACTGGGTCAAATACCCCTATTTCATTTCATGTGCAGTAGTCGATGTAAGCCAAAGGAGCTGTTGACGAGTACGGCTGACCTTTTAAAAACTCCTCTTTCAATTTataacacactctcacacatacacaaacacgaTATGCACATGTGTTCATTCACCAATTGCACTAATAGCAACGCCTCATGCACTctcacagaaatacacacacactttgtaaaTACTTGGCCTGAGGTTCAGGAAGAGGAAAGCCAAGAAGAGTTAGTGACACAAGTTGCTACTGCGGTTACCTCACGTCTATAATGGGTTGGTTCTTCCCTTCATTCTGTCTACACTTAGTAAAACAAGgcttcagaaaaataaagagtaatAATCATGAGATTGCATGAATGTTACTTTAAAAATGATGCGTTTTGAGAACACTTTTCCTTGCGTGGTTAACTGGAATTTTGACGTCATGTTTGCACCATAATGACTGTTTTTCACCACGTTGTCGTGACAGATAATTTGAAGCTGTATTTGTCATTAAACACTTGTTAGATCACAATAACAGAAAAGGTTTTGGTGAACGGTGAGGAGGCAGATGTTTCGTCAGGGGGGGTGGATCCACAGTATCCTGTTACCATGGGAgtgaggggggggtggagatggaagtgtgtgtgtgtggggggggtgttgtctTTTGCATTCGTTGCTTAGCCATTTATAATGATGGGAGGTTCCTCGCTGTTAGCATTCCTGCAGCCTGCATGCTTTATGGCATGTCTGTCCCGGGCTTTGTCTAATTACACACAGTCACTGTTAAATATGCACGAGCATGCCTATCCCCACAGCCCACATTGTATGGACCCATCAGCATGAGCAGTGCATGTAACTATATTGCATTAAATCATCAAAAGCTAAAAGGAATAATGTGTTTTGATAAGATTTCTGATCCCTCAGGCACGAGTGGAAAATACCACAAATGAATTATGAGTAAGTGAGGTAAAGGTGACACATGCCTTGCATCTTTTTTGTATGTATTAAAGTCACAGGTCAATTCCCCGGcctgtttgttattgtttgtttccTTGGATATGGTCAAGGCCTGACACCTCGGCATTGGCCCAGACAGTCATTTGGTGAATGCTAACACATTAACAGCAGGTGGCACCATGTCCTGACACTGACATTTGACTCTGAAATCTAAGCCTTTGTTCAGTAATGGAAAGACCCCCCAAAAATTGCTCTCCTTTGGGACCCTGTGCTTGTTAACGTAtttgcaaataataataaagacaagaaaaaaaaccttactTGATGGCTTTAAATACCTACCAAAGACTGTCCATATGTGAGTTATGATAACAAAATATCCAGGCTGGTTTCAGTAAGTCTGATGAACATCcctgtgctgctgttgttgctccTGGCTTATATAACTGATACTCTTTGACTGCAGAAGGTCTGACTGGAATCAAATAAAActacatcctcttcctcacaaaCTTCACAATCCCCACAGATTTATCACTCTGGTGGTCTCCCTGTGTTCCAAGTTGTAAAGGAGACTCATTTTTGCATCAAAGCTCTTATTTGCCTATCACAAATAGAAATACTTCCTTGCTTCTTATATCACAAAACGCTTTGATGCTTTCCTCCAAACGTAAGTTGATACTCAAACTTCCTGAACtaaaaggaattaaaaataggGCCTGAATCCACACACATAAAAAGTGATATGTGTAGGAGAAACCAGTTCCGGTTTCACTCTGAAATACCAGCATGTGAGATGCTTTGAGCTTCTTGTGGAGTGAGTCCATAAGTCAAGTCACCAGTCAAAGCATCCTCCTGATGCACAGATAATTAATTTCATGCTCAACCTCAGATTGCAGAATGATGGTTGGTAACAAGATTAGGAGTTGtcaacaaaaatgtgattttcaataATGGCTCTGGAgtgatttcatttcatgaatATGCAACTTCTTACTTTCACAGATATCTGAAATATAACAACTACATATTAGTAGCAGTGGAATATCTGTGtgaatgtactgtactgtcaccTAATACACATTGTGTGATTTATGAATGTGAGTTCATAAATCCAGTATCAACATCATAGAATACTGTCTTTGCTGGAAATCCATGTCTCCACACTTTTGCACTGCTGCGACATTTCATGCACGAGACCAGCCATGAATTGGATCACGTGATCCTTAGGTCATCCCATCTGGGTCAGAGCGGTGTTGTACTGCCATCCCCTTATTACAAGCATCTCCTGTCACCCTTTCAATTGATTCTGATGAGTGTTCCGAGCAGTTAATATTATTTTGGCCGTGTCTCCCTCAAGACACTCGCCTCTCTCGCTACTCATGTGTCAGTGAAGCCAGCAGTTTCCACTTGCTACTGTAGGTCCAAGAGGGCCCCTGGTATTACTGCTCCGTGCTCCATTGCATTCCGATTACTCCATCTTATTTATTCCAAGACAGATTTAAGAAGTAGCTGCCGAAAAAAGCCTCACTACACTTAACAAGCTGGATGTTTTTGCCACGTTCATCTGCACCCCTGCTTCTATAACTGTAGACACGGGATGGTTCCTGGAGGTTTCCCTTGTGATAAGAATAGCACCATGATTTCATGAATGAGGGACCTGCAGGGCGAGAGAGAGACTCCATATCGGAATGGACTCCGGCTCTGGGAAAACCCATTTGACTTTTCCTTGAACAAACCCAAACCGGACGCTTGGATATGGGAtagccaacttttttttttttaaaaagcaataatTTGCAATTGAAAACGTTTGTGAGAATGTGTTTACTTGGAAACCACTGCACAGCTACAGTGAAGTGAGCGAGGGCGAGagggacagcagcagcagcatgtgtCATCTGGTCTTCCAGCATGGGGAGGGCTTTGGAGTTTAAAATGGTGTGAATATGATAGCCATGGGTATAGCTTATGCAAGTGGAGATCTGCCTGTGCCATTGAAAGCTGACATTACAGAGGCACTAATCTGACCAAAGGACGGTGAAAATCAACAACAGCACGACGATTCTGGATACCGGCGAAGACAACTGTTAGGTGCGGTGAGCAAAAACGGGATTTGCCTGGAATTCAGGCGGCTGCATGAGAAAGAGGGTCGACAGGACGCACAGGGAAGAGGGTAAGAGGAAGGGTCCGGAGAGGTGAGAGACGGATTTACCCTCGGAGGGGTAAAAAGATGACTGTGGTGTCCCAGGAGAACCACGAGGAGACTGTGGTCGTAACTCCTTTGTTACAAGATGCTGCTGACTTGGAACCAGCAGACCAGGAGTGCACCGAGCGGGTGATCATCAACATCTCGGGTCTGCGATTTGAGACACAATTAAAGACCCTCTCGCGCTTCCCGGCCACGCTTCTGGGAGATCCACGGAAAAGGATGCGTTTTTTTGACCCCCTGAGAAATGAATACTTCTTTGACAGAAACAGGCCGAGCTTTGACGCCATCCTGTACTACTACCAGTCCGGAGGGCGGCTTCGGAGGCCTGTAAGTGTTCCTGTGGATATATTCCTGGAAGAATTACGGTTTTATGAACTCGAGGAAGAGGTCATAGAGGTTTTCCGAGATGATGAGGGCTTGGCTAGGGAAGAGGACCGCCCTTTGCCCAATAATGAGTTTCAACGGCAGTTTTGGCTCCTGTTTGAATATCCAGAAAGCTCAGGACCTGCACGGATAATTGCCATTGTGTCAGTCATGGTTATCTTAATATCCATTATCATATTCTGCTTGGAGACTTTACCCGAATTTAGAGAAGTTCCCGCGGGTCAGGATAGTGCCGTCAATGGAAGTTCTCAAGGCAAAGCGTCCAGTCCGTTCACAGATCCCTTTTTTATGGTGGAGACGCTTTGTATCGTGTGGTTCTCTTTTGAATTCACCATGAGATTTCTCTGCTGTCCCAGCAAACCAGTGTTCTTCAAAAACATCATGAACTTAATCGATGTTGTGGCTATAGCTCCATACTTCATCACCCTGGGCCTTGATCTGGCAGAACATCAGGGCAGCAGTCAACAGGCAGCATCTTTGGCCATACTGAGGGTCATCCGTCTGGTCCGTGTTTTCAGAATTTTTAAGCTTTCCAGACACTCCAAAGGTCTCCAGATTCTTGGTCAAACGCTTCACGCCAGCCTCAGGGAGCTGGGACTGCTCATCTTCTTCCTGATTATCGGAGTTGTTTTGTTCTCCAGTTCTGTTTATTTCGCAGAAGCAGAAGACCCAGAATCTGGATTTTCGAGTATACCCGATGCATTTTGGTGGGCTGTGGTGACAATGACCACAGTTGGATATGGAGACATGTGTCCCTCCACCATGGGAGGGAAATTTGTTGGATCTTTGTGCGCCATCGCCGGAGTGCTGACCATAGCGTTACCAGTACCTGTAATAGTgtcaaatttcaattatttctaCCACAGAGAGAacgaagaggaggaaaatgttcaGTACATACACGTGACTTgtggacagcagcagcagcagcagcaatccTTTGGGGAATGtgattcaaacaaaagcagcagcCAGTCGCTCTCCATAACTGAGTCCTATCAGGGGAGCGACTTGGAGGCGTTGACAGAGCCAAACGTCCATCCAGTGGAGACGTACACTGGGAAGCTCACAGACGTATAAACACACCGATGGAGGACTGTTTTATCTCTGGTGAGTTGGTGCGCAATGACGCACAATAGGCTCCTTTATATGTGACGTTGCAGTTGTTTTGCGCAAGTTTTATTCAGTGGTTCCCAAAAGTGGGACCTCAAATATCCAGTCACTTATTAAAGTAAGGCTTGACGCGCAGTTCAATATAGCTTTACtcagtaaattactggcagaaCAATATCTCATAGTGCTGCAACATTTTTTACCCTTTCATATAAGGGGTAGTCAACAAAAATCCCTCACTTGGTCACCGCTGAGACCCCTCACATAAAATTTTGGGACGTCTGGGTTGTAAAATACGTGACATATTTTAAATACCAACGATAGGGATTGAGTCACAGTCTGACAAAAGGTTAAGTTCAATAACTAAACTCTAAATGTCTTCAAGCAGCAGGAAATCAATAACACGGAACAAACTGATTGGTTGACTGCTTGGAATAAAACGAAACGTGCAGTTAAAGGTCCCCGGGCTGTAAATACCGCTGCAGTCATTGCGTCAAAGCGCATGACGCACACACCGATGAACTCTGCGCACGGGAGTACGCAGAGCAGGAGTGACACATAAAGCAAGACATCAATCTCTCTGTCCCTTTCAGGTTAGAATGAAGTTTACTCGGGGTCGGTAGAGGCCCTGTGGTGTGTTTGAAAGTTCAGACATTTTAGTTTGTTAAAGCTATTCTGATACAGATACAATCTGTAACCTTCCCGTTTTAGCAGTTGCCAGCTCAGGGTATGGGGAGCTTACATGTTAACGAGATCTGTAATCCACGATTAAAATATGATATTGCAATCACAAGATAGTTTTACAGGATCGTGagattattttctaaaaatagCACTACTGTTTCTGAAATGCGCTTTCAGGAGGAGTATGAGAGACTCAGGAGGATATCTCAGGTTTGTTTTTTCGGGAGTTTTTCGGTACAAGCGCCTCCAAGTGAATTTGAACAGACCTCTCAGAACAAGTGAGCCCTGAGCGCCACTCTGTGGATAATAACGATTCCTGCAGATACAACACTTGCAATCATTCTCCGCTATGTGCAAAATTAAGCTTGACTACCGGTGCACCGTTGCCTCTGGCTATGACTGATTTGGGCATACACCCCTGAGATCCATTTCTTTGGCTTTATATGCACCAGGATGCTTGTGATGGTTTCCTAAGATTACCAGAAGCATGACAGtgagttttgttttctgtttatttgcaGGAGATGGTTAAGTGAAGCTTGTTTCTCTCAGAATCGCAAAGAAATGCAAGTGTGGGATTCTCTTCTTCtccaaaataatgaataatttcCCCATGGATATAAAATATCAGTGTTTGTAAAAATTTTCATTCTGCCTTATTGGACATTTTTGGTGTCACCAGTAGAAATCACCACATTTTTTGGTGTAGGTGTTAATGATGACCACATAGTCTTGTGTATACCGTGTTTTTGTAATTCAgattttgtttcttcatttttcttatGCAGCTTAAAGTTGGAATCTGTGTTTCTGCAAACATTCAGATCGCCTTGCAAGCACCAGCATAGCCCAG
This region of Antennarius striatus isolate MH-2024 chromosome 4, ASM4005453v1, whole genome shotgun sequence genomic DNA includes:
- the LOC137594592 gene encoding shaker-related potassium channel tsha2-like, with the protein product MTVVSQENHEETVVVTPLLQDAADLEPADQECTERVIINISGLRFETQLKTLSRFPATLLGDPRKRMRFFDPLRNEYFFDRNRPSFDAILYYYQSGGRLRRPVSVPVDIFLEELRFYELEEEVIEVFRDDEGLAREEDRPLPNNEFQRQFWLLFEYPESSGPARIIAIVSVMVILISIIIFCLETLPEFREVPAGQDSAVNGSSQGKASSPFTDPFFMVETLCIVWFSFEFTMRFLCCPSKPVFFKNIMNLIDVVAIAPYFITLGLDLAEHQGSSQQAASLAILRVIRLVRVFRIFKLSRHSKGLQILGQTLHASLRELGLLIFFLIIGVVLFSSSVYFAEAEDPESGFSSIPDAFWWAVVTMTTVGYGDMCPSTMGGKFVGSLCAIAGVLTIALPVPVIVSNFNYFYHRENEEEENVQYIHVTCGQQQQQQQSFGECDSNKSSSQSLSITESYQGSDLEALTEPNVHPVETYTGKLTDV